From the Apus apus isolate bApuApu2 chromosome 4, bApuApu2.pri.cur, whole genome shotgun sequence genome, one window contains:
- the LOC127384926 gene encoding uncharacterized protein LOC127384926 isoform X1 — MSLDCPLSPLSPALPAPAFSMVKKNTIPDGWRSLTPVGQPIPGTRFIAFKVPLKGAINQRLTPTQKFTPKDLIAAMKALNVELGLIIDLTYTTRYYEVKDLPKSVQYKKLYTVGLEVPDNATILQFKKWVRKFLWENAGNEKLIGVHCTNGINRTGYLICRYLIDVEGWDPEAAIQAFGDARGHCMDGLVYLTDLRTQPMRSNLGMDVWDSDEDTVPPPHAMEGPVERFTNEDFQGSGKRLKIYDDPSHNDVQGQIQSRDFDFINKGPGQRRRPFPDHQTQDDLRAPMQMKNWDYNRGPGQRQRPFPDHQFYNYQEDMQLKDLDFSNKGPGQRLRPFHGHQFRDDLQAERPSRDIEFKRGRGQRQRSFPDHPSHGDLQEDRQLKDFDFSNRGCGQRRRPFHDHQSHDEFHTQMQLKGLDCVSKGPGQRLRSFHDCQSHDDLQTPVGDFEFANRGHGQRLRPFNDHQPHNELPTDRQLKDYDNKGPGQRHRPFNDHQPYDDLQEHTQLKDFNYVNKGRGQRPRPFNDHSGHNDLQHEWCSDRNQSFSSHENVPEPHFSSSPSVHRDYGSDNDDFNRSYSNPEDNRRMHPSDEFNRGKNRFAPYSSRTMHPSSSLHHEDSSINYERKTFQGETTREMEHSKRLPVVTVDYNYGLPLGYGPEDEGRTHYELPARDQYNWN, encoded by the exons ATGTCTCTCGAT TGCCCACTTTCACCGctgtctcctgctctgcctgctcctgctttcaGCATGGTAAAGAAGAATACTATCCCCGATGG ATGGCGGAGTTTGACACCTGTTGGACAGCCTATACCAGGAACTAGATTCATTGCATTCAAAGTACCTTTAAAAGGG GCAATTAACCAGAGGCTTACCCCAACCCAGAAATTTACCCCAAAAGACTTAATTGCTGCAATGAAAGCCCTCAATGTGGAGCTTGGATTAATTATTGATTTAACATACACCACACGATACTATGAAGTTAAG GATTTACCTAAAAGTGTGCAGTATAAGAAACTTTATACTGTTGGACTTGAAGTCCCTGATAATGCTACTATCCTACAGTTCAAAAAATGGGTCAGAAAATTCTTATGGGAAAATGCAGGAAATG AGAAACTCATCGGCGTTCACTGTACTAATGGAATTAACAGAACTGGCTACCTTATATGTAG gtaCCTTATAGATGTTGAAGGCTGGGATCCAGAGGCAGCAATCCAAG CTTTTGGTGATGCTAGAGGTCATTGCATGGATGGTCTTGTGTATCTCACAGATCTCAGAACACAACCAATGAGAAG TAACCTTGGAATGGATGTATGGGATTCAGATGAAGATACTGTTCCCCCACCACATGCAATGGAAGGACCTGTAGAGCGGTTCACAAATGAAGATTTTCAGGG GTCTGGGAAAAGATTAAAGATTTATGATGACCCCTCTCACAATGATGTACAAGGACAGATACAGTCGAGAGATTTTGATTTCATTAATAAGGGACCTGGACAAAGACGAAGACCATTTCCTGACCATCAGACTCAGGATGATTTAAGAGCACCAATGCAGATGAAAAATTGGGACTATAATAGAGGACCTGGACAGAGGCAAAGACCTTTTCCTGATCACCAGTTTTATAATTATCAAGAAGACATGCAGCTGAAGGACCTAGACTTCAGTAACAAGGGACCTGGGCAAAGGTTGAGACCTTTTCATGGACACCAGTTTCGTGATGATTTACAGGCAGAGAGACCATCGAGAGACATTGAATTTAAGAGAGGCCGTGGACAAAGGCAGAGATCTTTTCCTGACCATCCATCTCATGGTGATTTGCAGGAAGACAGGCAGTTGAAGGATTTTGATTTTAGTAACAGGGGCTGTGGCCAGAGACGAAGACCATTCCATGACCACCAATCTCATGATGAATTTCATACTCAGATGCAGTTGAAAGGATTAGATTGTGTCAGCAAAGGTCCCGGGCAAAGACTAAGATCTTTCCATGACTGTCAGTCACATGATGATTTACAGACACCAGTGGGAGATTTTGAATTTGCTAACAGGGGACATGGCCAGAGGTTGAGACCTTTTAATGATCACCAGCCTCACAATGAATTACCAACAGATAGACAACTAAAAGATTATGATAATAAAGGTCCTGGACAAAGGCACAGACCTTTTAATGACCATCAGCCTTATGATGACTTACAGGAACACACTCAGttaaaagattttaattatGTTAATAAAGGACGTGGACAAAGGCCAAGACCTTTTAATGATCATTCGGGTCACAATGACTTGCAACATGAATGGTGTTCAGACAG AAATCaatctttttcttcccatgaaAATGTACCAGAACCTCATTTCTCTTCATCTCCTTCAGTTCACAGAGATTATGGGTCTGATAATGACGACTTTAACAGAAGCTATAG TAATCCTGAAGACAATAGGAGAATGCATCCCTCAGATGAATTcaatagaggaaaaaacagatttgcaCCATATTCTTCACGAACAATGCATCCATCTTCATCTCTACACCATGAAGATAGTTCAATAAactatgaaagaaaaacttttcaAGGTGAAACTACCAGAGAGATGGAACATAGTAAAAGATTACCAGTTGTAACAGTTGATTACAATTATGGTCTGCCATTAGGTTATGGACCTGAAGATGAAGGGAGAACACATTATGAATTACCTGCAAGAGATCAGTACAACTGGAACTGA
- the LOC127384926 gene encoding uncharacterized protein LOC127384926 isoform X2 produces MVKKNTIPDGWRSLTPVGQPIPGTRFIAFKVPLKGAINQRLTPTQKFTPKDLIAAMKALNVELGLIIDLTYTTRYYEVKDLPKSVQYKKLYTVGLEVPDNATILQFKKWVRKFLWENAGNEKLIGVHCTNGINRTGYLICRYLIDVEGWDPEAAIQAFGDARGHCMDGLVYLTDLRTQPMRSNLGMDVWDSDEDTVPPPHAMEGPVERFTNEDFQGSGKRLKIYDDPSHNDVQGQIQSRDFDFINKGPGQRRRPFPDHQTQDDLRAPMQMKNWDYNRGPGQRQRPFPDHQFYNYQEDMQLKDLDFSNKGPGQRLRPFHGHQFRDDLQAERPSRDIEFKRGRGQRQRSFPDHPSHGDLQEDRQLKDFDFSNRGCGQRRRPFHDHQSHDEFHTQMQLKGLDCVSKGPGQRLRSFHDCQSHDDLQTPVGDFEFANRGHGQRLRPFNDHQPHNELPTDRQLKDYDNKGPGQRHRPFNDHQPYDDLQEHTQLKDFNYVNKGRGQRPRPFNDHSGHNDLQHEWCSDRNQSFSSHENVPEPHFSSSPSVHRDYGSDNDDFNRSYSNPEDNRRMHPSDEFNRGKNRFAPYSSRTMHPSSSLHHEDSSINYERKTFQGETTREMEHSKRLPVVTVDYNYGLPLGYGPEDEGRTHYELPARDQYNWN; encoded by the exons ATGGTAAAGAAGAATACTATCCCCGATGG ATGGCGGAGTTTGACACCTGTTGGACAGCCTATACCAGGAACTAGATTCATTGCATTCAAAGTACCTTTAAAAGGG GCAATTAACCAGAGGCTTACCCCAACCCAGAAATTTACCCCAAAAGACTTAATTGCTGCAATGAAAGCCCTCAATGTGGAGCTTGGATTAATTATTGATTTAACATACACCACACGATACTATGAAGTTAAG GATTTACCTAAAAGTGTGCAGTATAAGAAACTTTATACTGTTGGACTTGAAGTCCCTGATAATGCTACTATCCTACAGTTCAAAAAATGGGTCAGAAAATTCTTATGGGAAAATGCAGGAAATG AGAAACTCATCGGCGTTCACTGTACTAATGGAATTAACAGAACTGGCTACCTTATATGTAG gtaCCTTATAGATGTTGAAGGCTGGGATCCAGAGGCAGCAATCCAAG CTTTTGGTGATGCTAGAGGTCATTGCATGGATGGTCTTGTGTATCTCACAGATCTCAGAACACAACCAATGAGAAG TAACCTTGGAATGGATGTATGGGATTCAGATGAAGATACTGTTCCCCCACCACATGCAATGGAAGGACCTGTAGAGCGGTTCACAAATGAAGATTTTCAGGG GTCTGGGAAAAGATTAAAGATTTATGATGACCCCTCTCACAATGATGTACAAGGACAGATACAGTCGAGAGATTTTGATTTCATTAATAAGGGACCTGGACAAAGACGAAGACCATTTCCTGACCATCAGACTCAGGATGATTTAAGAGCACCAATGCAGATGAAAAATTGGGACTATAATAGAGGACCTGGACAGAGGCAAAGACCTTTTCCTGATCACCAGTTTTATAATTATCAAGAAGACATGCAGCTGAAGGACCTAGACTTCAGTAACAAGGGACCTGGGCAAAGGTTGAGACCTTTTCATGGACACCAGTTTCGTGATGATTTACAGGCAGAGAGACCATCGAGAGACATTGAATTTAAGAGAGGCCGTGGACAAAGGCAGAGATCTTTTCCTGACCATCCATCTCATGGTGATTTGCAGGAAGACAGGCAGTTGAAGGATTTTGATTTTAGTAACAGGGGCTGTGGCCAGAGACGAAGACCATTCCATGACCACCAATCTCATGATGAATTTCATACTCAGATGCAGTTGAAAGGATTAGATTGTGTCAGCAAAGGTCCCGGGCAAAGACTAAGATCTTTCCATGACTGTCAGTCACATGATGATTTACAGACACCAGTGGGAGATTTTGAATTTGCTAACAGGGGACATGGCCAGAGGTTGAGACCTTTTAATGATCACCAGCCTCACAATGAATTACCAACAGATAGACAACTAAAAGATTATGATAATAAAGGTCCTGGACAAAGGCACAGACCTTTTAATGACCATCAGCCTTATGATGACTTACAGGAACACACTCAGttaaaagattttaattatGTTAATAAAGGACGTGGACAAAGGCCAAGACCTTTTAATGATCATTCGGGTCACAATGACTTGCAACATGAATGGTGTTCAGACAG AAATCaatctttttcttcccatgaaAATGTACCAGAACCTCATTTCTCTTCATCTCCTTCAGTTCACAGAGATTATGGGTCTGATAATGACGACTTTAACAGAAGCTATAG TAATCCTGAAGACAATAGGAGAATGCATCCCTCAGATGAATTcaatagaggaaaaaacagatttgcaCCATATTCTTCACGAACAATGCATCCATCTTCATCTCTACACCATGAAGATAGTTCAATAAactatgaaagaaaaacttttcaAGGTGAAACTACCAGAGAGATGGAACATAGTAAAAGATTACCAGTTGTAACAGTTGATTACAATTATGGTCTGCCATTAGGTTATGGACCTGAAGATGAAGGGAGAACACATTATGAATTACCTGCAAGAGATCAGTACAACTGGAACTGA
- the LOC127384926 gene encoding uncharacterized protein LOC127384926 isoform X3, translated as MKALNVELGLIIDLTYTTRYYEVKDLPKSVQYKKLYTVGLEVPDNATILQFKKWVRKFLWENAGNEKLIGVHCTNGINRTGYLICRYLIDVEGWDPEAAIQAFGDARGHCMDGLVYLTDLRTQPMRSNLGMDVWDSDEDTVPPPHAMEGPVERFTNEDFQGSGKRLKIYDDPSHNDVQGQIQSRDFDFINKGPGQRRRPFPDHQTQDDLRAPMQMKNWDYNRGPGQRQRPFPDHQFYNYQEDMQLKDLDFSNKGPGQRLRPFHGHQFRDDLQAERPSRDIEFKRGRGQRQRSFPDHPSHGDLQEDRQLKDFDFSNRGCGQRRRPFHDHQSHDEFHTQMQLKGLDCVSKGPGQRLRSFHDCQSHDDLQTPVGDFEFANRGHGQRLRPFNDHQPHNELPTDRQLKDYDNKGPGQRHRPFNDHQPYDDLQEHTQLKDFNYVNKGRGQRPRPFNDHSGHNDLQHEWCSDRNQSFSSHENVPEPHFSSSPSVHRDYGSDNDDFNRSYSNPEDNRRMHPSDEFNRGKNRFAPYSSRTMHPSSSLHHEDSSINYERKTFQGETTREMEHSKRLPVVTVDYNYGLPLGYGPEDEGRTHYELPARDQYNWN; from the exons ATGAAAGCCCTCAATGTGGAGCTTGGATTAATTATTGATTTAACATACACCACACGATACTATGAAGTTAAG GATTTACCTAAAAGTGTGCAGTATAAGAAACTTTATACTGTTGGACTTGAAGTCCCTGATAATGCTACTATCCTACAGTTCAAAAAATGGGTCAGAAAATTCTTATGGGAAAATGCAGGAAATG AGAAACTCATCGGCGTTCACTGTACTAATGGAATTAACAGAACTGGCTACCTTATATGTAG gtaCCTTATAGATGTTGAAGGCTGGGATCCAGAGGCAGCAATCCAAG CTTTTGGTGATGCTAGAGGTCATTGCATGGATGGTCTTGTGTATCTCACAGATCTCAGAACACAACCAATGAGAAG TAACCTTGGAATGGATGTATGGGATTCAGATGAAGATACTGTTCCCCCACCACATGCAATGGAAGGACCTGTAGAGCGGTTCACAAATGAAGATTTTCAGGG GTCTGGGAAAAGATTAAAGATTTATGATGACCCCTCTCACAATGATGTACAAGGACAGATACAGTCGAGAGATTTTGATTTCATTAATAAGGGACCTGGACAAAGACGAAGACCATTTCCTGACCATCAGACTCAGGATGATTTAAGAGCACCAATGCAGATGAAAAATTGGGACTATAATAGAGGACCTGGACAGAGGCAAAGACCTTTTCCTGATCACCAGTTTTATAATTATCAAGAAGACATGCAGCTGAAGGACCTAGACTTCAGTAACAAGGGACCTGGGCAAAGGTTGAGACCTTTTCATGGACACCAGTTTCGTGATGATTTACAGGCAGAGAGACCATCGAGAGACATTGAATTTAAGAGAGGCCGTGGACAAAGGCAGAGATCTTTTCCTGACCATCCATCTCATGGTGATTTGCAGGAAGACAGGCAGTTGAAGGATTTTGATTTTAGTAACAGGGGCTGTGGCCAGAGACGAAGACCATTCCATGACCACCAATCTCATGATGAATTTCATACTCAGATGCAGTTGAAAGGATTAGATTGTGTCAGCAAAGGTCCCGGGCAAAGACTAAGATCTTTCCATGACTGTCAGTCACATGATGATTTACAGACACCAGTGGGAGATTTTGAATTTGCTAACAGGGGACATGGCCAGAGGTTGAGACCTTTTAATGATCACCAGCCTCACAATGAATTACCAACAGATAGACAACTAAAAGATTATGATAATAAAGGTCCTGGACAAAGGCACAGACCTTTTAATGACCATCAGCCTTATGATGACTTACAGGAACACACTCAGttaaaagattttaattatGTTAATAAAGGACGTGGACAAAGGCCAAGACCTTTTAATGATCATTCGGGTCACAATGACTTGCAACATGAATGGTGTTCAGACAG AAATCaatctttttcttcccatgaaAATGTACCAGAACCTCATTTCTCTTCATCTCCTTCAGTTCACAGAGATTATGGGTCTGATAATGACGACTTTAACAGAAGCTATAG TAATCCTGAAGACAATAGGAGAATGCATCCCTCAGATGAATTcaatagaggaaaaaacagatttgcaCCATATTCTTCACGAACAATGCATCCATCTTCATCTCTACACCATGAAGATAGTTCAATAAactatgaaagaaaaacttttcaAGGTGAAACTACCAGAGAGATGGAACATAGTAAAAGATTACCAGTTGTAACAGTTGATTACAATTATGGTCTGCCATTAGGTTATGGACCTGAAGATGAAGGGAGAACACATTATGAATTACCTGCAAGAGATCAGTACAACTGGAACTGA